One genomic region from Parerythrobacter aestuarii encodes:
- a CDS encoding inositol monophosphatase family protein has product MSALDEEILALMRFAAERSILPRWQNLRESEIEEKAKGDLVTIVDREVEEFLSEALEKLQPGIAIVGEEAAHSDSSVLDRLSDQCWIIDPIDGTSNFAKGSGHFAIMLALADGGETIASWIYDPVRPRLLTARKDGGASVDGEKVRAAASGEDPPLLSAMTRFMAPDQRELFEAEIAPHYGKATAPGCAAEEYPQVTFGDRDIAIYERTLAWDHAAGCLFLNEAGGKCARQDGSSYRVDSNRKGMIAAANSALWDEFVSRLDQSGYRPGG; this is encoded by the coding sequence ATGAGCGCACTCGACGAGGAAATCCTGGCGCTGATGCGCTTTGCAGCGGAACGTTCGATCCTGCCGCGGTGGCAGAACCTGCGGGAGAGCGAAATCGAAGAGAAAGCCAAAGGCGATCTCGTAACCATTGTAGATCGGGAGGTGGAGGAGTTCCTCAGCGAAGCGCTAGAAAAGCTACAGCCCGGCATCGCGATAGTAGGCGAAGAAGCAGCGCACTCGGATTCGTCTGTCCTTGATCGCCTGTCGGACCAGTGCTGGATCATCGATCCGATTGACGGGACTTCGAACTTTGCGAAAGGTTCGGGGCATTTCGCGATCATGCTGGCGCTCGCCGATGGCGGTGAAACCATTGCCAGCTGGATTTACGATCCTGTCAGGCCGCGCCTGCTGACTGCCCGCAAGGACGGCGGCGCATCCGTGGATGGCGAGAAAGTACGCGCGGCAGCTAGCGGAGAGGACCCGCCTCTCCTGTCAGCAATGACGCGCTTCATGGCTCCGGACCAACGCGAGCTTTTCGAGGCCGAGATCGCACCTCATTACGGCAAGGCTACCGCACCCGGCTGCGCCGCAGAGGAATATCCGCAAGTCACCTTTGGCGACCGCGACATCGCTATCTACGAGCGGACCCTTGCCTGGGACCATGCGGCAGGTTGCTTGTTCCTCAACGAGGCCGGCGGCAAATGCGCACGACAAGACGGTTCGTCCTATCGCGTCGACAGCAATCGCAAAGGGATGATCGCCGCCGCCAATTCCGCCCTGTGGGACGAATTCGTCAGCCGGCTCGATCAGTCGGGGTATCGTCCGGGCGGCTGA
- the addA gene encoding double-strand break repair helicase AddA, which translates to MSGKQLVYPLRDQQSEAVEPRDSVWLSASAGTGKTQVLSARVLRLLLKEDCEPESILCLTFTKAGAAEMATRVNEVLASWVRMDDDALKKDLEAIGARCGPEEQARARTLFAKVLDCLGGGLRIDTIHAFSQWILAAFPVEAELVPGTKAMEDREKVLLFRQVLSELLLEGNPADMEALADLSVNHAPDGAKGWLMRCAEAIEVWTGSNGWEEPRPLRERVMNLLELPADFDAAQLALMCTDDAFDVQSLKRIRDSYKEWGTKSGLEMAGFIDEWLTLAPTERLAAMGLLTKSVLVADGSKIRSFTNVLKVDPDIVSFADRVFDAYWEVVGRQNLLSLADRLTPALTLGRKFALAWDERKKRAGLIDFDDQIRRAAELLGREGLGQWINYKLDRQFDHILVDEAQDTNEAQWQIIRALTGEFFAGYGQHDNKVRTIFVVGDYKQAIFGFQGTSPENFRRQKEIYRAEIEAAIKNARELAEDARTNMPIELRELRELGLGRSFRTAQKVLDFVDAAIDTIGRDAIGLGDGDERHVGEDRPGLVTLWNPVFSTEDQGNATDSDDESWLTPSDRRMADRIAEQVTLWLKQGHPLAKGEPRNAGPGDIMVLVRKRRALAGLIVARLHAAGVPVAGVDRLRLGAPLAVKDLVAALRFAAQPLDDLNLANLLVSPLGEWSQEDLLEYGDRADKVRLWDHLRKHDAPFVMATVDRLRALLERVDFEPPESLLHWMLTGPWQGRRKLVARLGREANDPIDELLNAAFAYSSAHTASLAGFIHWFDAGDADVKRESGGDNDLVRVMTVHGSKGLQAPIVILADAVGNPKPGDNLSLSLEDEGSGEQVPVLPVAKKERVGRILDRAEAMTAAELEEHWRLLYVAMTRAEEALYVGGALGKQEKEPAPDSWYARLEPLMTGDDLADDIWGGRREWGALPAKVAESKQGKDEQRVSVPTWARTPIGPEPRPPRPLAPSNAGEDRSADPPLPPDQVVKAARRGVLIHGLLERLPDVPGGERSICARAWLQRQAAELSDPERDEILSSALTVIEDSEFAALFSEEALAEVPLAAIVGGQVIAGSADRLLITADEVTVIDFKTARRPPATLDAVSEPVIKQMAAYVAALEVIYPGRRVRAGVLYTHTPQLFVLPEATLAPHKAALQT; encoded by the coding sequence ATGAGCGGCAAGCAGCTCGTTTACCCACTCAGGGACCAGCAGTCTGAAGCGGTCGAACCGCGTGACAGCGTGTGGCTTTCCGCCAGCGCTGGTACCGGCAAGACCCAGGTGCTTTCGGCCCGTGTCCTGCGACTACTACTGAAAGAGGACTGCGAGCCCGAAAGCATACTCTGCCTGACCTTCACCAAGGCAGGCGCGGCTGAGATGGCCACTCGCGTCAATGAAGTGCTGGCCAGCTGGGTGCGGATGGATGACGACGCACTGAAGAAGGATCTTGAGGCCATCGGCGCGAGGTGCGGCCCTGAGGAGCAGGCCCGCGCTCGTACCCTGTTTGCGAAGGTGCTTGATTGCCTTGGTGGCGGCTTGCGGATCGATACCATCCACGCTTTCTCGCAGTGGATACTGGCAGCTTTTCCGGTGGAAGCAGAGCTTGTTCCGGGGACCAAGGCGATGGAGGATCGCGAGAAGGTCCTGTTGTTCCGCCAGGTGTTGTCCGAGTTGTTGCTGGAAGGCAATCCGGCCGACATGGAAGCGCTTGCCGACCTCTCGGTCAATCATGCCCCGGATGGTGCGAAAGGTTGGCTGATGCGCTGCGCCGAAGCGATCGAAGTTTGGACGGGCAGCAATGGCTGGGAGGAACCACGACCATTGCGCGAGCGGGTAATGAACTTGCTAGAGCTACCGGCGGACTTTGACGCCGCCCAACTCGCCCTGATGTGCACAGACGATGCGTTCGATGTGCAATCGCTCAAGAGGATTCGCGATTCCTACAAGGAGTGGGGGACGAAGAGTGGTCTCGAAATGGCAGGGTTCATTGACGAGTGGCTGACTCTGGCCCCGACCGAGCGCCTCGCAGCAATGGGTTTGCTGACCAAGAGTGTTCTGGTTGCGGATGGCAGCAAGATCAGGAGCTTCACGAATGTCCTGAAGGTTGACCCGGACATTGTATCTTTTGCGGACCGTGTATTCGATGCCTATTGGGAAGTTGTCGGTCGGCAAAACCTGTTGAGCCTCGCCGATCGCCTGACCCCTGCGCTCACGCTTGGTCGAAAATTCGCCCTGGCATGGGACGAGCGCAAGAAACGCGCCGGATTGATCGACTTCGATGACCAGATTCGTCGTGCGGCAGAGCTACTTGGTCGCGAAGGGCTGGGACAGTGGATCAATTACAAGCTCGACCGGCAGTTCGATCATATCCTTGTCGACGAGGCGCAGGACACCAATGAAGCGCAATGGCAGATCATCCGAGCGCTCACCGGCGAATTCTTCGCCGGTTATGGCCAGCACGACAACAAGGTGCGTACAATTTTCGTTGTCGGGGACTACAAACAGGCGATCTTTGGCTTCCAGGGGACCAGCCCGGAGAATTTCCGCCGCCAGAAGGAGATCTACCGGGCCGAGATTGAGGCCGCGATCAAGAACGCTCGCGAACTGGCTGAAGACGCGCGCACCAACATGCCCATCGAGCTGCGTGAGCTGCGCGAACTCGGTTTGGGCCGTAGCTTCCGCACTGCGCAGAAAGTGCTCGATTTCGTAGATGCTGCGATCGACACGATTGGGCGCGATGCCATTGGCCTTGGCGACGGAGATGAGCGGCATGTCGGGGAAGATCGGCCCGGACTTGTTACCTTGTGGAACCCGGTTTTCAGCACGGAGGATCAGGGCAACGCCACTGATTCCGATGATGAGAGCTGGCTCACACCATCGGATCGGAGAATGGCAGACCGGATCGCTGAGCAGGTCACACTCTGGCTCAAGCAGGGCCACCCTCTCGCGAAGGGCGAACCGCGCAACGCCGGACCGGGCGACATCATGGTGCTGGTGCGCAAGCGGCGTGCGCTGGCTGGCCTGATCGTCGCTAGGCTCCATGCTGCGGGGGTGCCGGTGGCTGGCGTGGACCGCTTGCGGCTTGGTGCACCGCTTGCCGTCAAGGACCTTGTCGCCGCATTGCGCTTTGCCGCGCAACCGCTCGACGATCTCAACCTCGCCAACCTGCTGGTCTCGCCGCTTGGGGAGTGGTCGCAGGAAGACCTGCTCGAATATGGCGACCGTGCGGACAAGGTACGCTTGTGGGACCATCTGCGCAAACATGACGCGCCGTTCGTGATGGCCACCGTCGACCGGTTACGTGCACTGCTGGAGCGGGTCGATTTCGAGCCACCCGAGTCCTTGCTGCACTGGATGCTCACCGGCCCATGGCAAGGTCGGCGCAAGTTGGTGGCCCGACTGGGGCGCGAGGCCAACGATCCGATCGACGAATTGCTCAACGCCGCTTTCGCTTACTCCTCTGCACATACGGCAAGCCTGGCCGGTTTCATCCATTGGTTTGATGCCGGGGATGCCGACGTCAAGCGCGAATCCGGTGGTGACAATGACCTGGTCCGGGTGATGACCGTACATGGCTCGAAGGGCCTGCAGGCACCCATCGTCATCCTGGCGGATGCAGTCGGCAATCCCAAACCGGGGGACAATCTCTCGCTATCGTTGGAAGATGAGGGAAGCGGAGAGCAGGTCCCAGTCTTGCCTGTCGCCAAGAAAGAGCGTGTCGGTCGAATCCTGGACCGTGCAGAAGCCATGACTGCGGCAGAGCTCGAGGAACACTGGCGGTTGCTCTATGTCGCCATGACCCGGGCAGAGGAAGCGCTTTATGTTGGCGGCGCACTGGGCAAGCAGGAGAAAGAACCCGCGCCTGATAGCTGGTACGCCCGGCTCGAACCGCTGATGACAGGTGATGATCTTGCCGATGATATCTGGGGTGGCCGGCGCGAATGGGGCGCTCTCCCCGCGAAGGTTGCCGAGAGCAAGCAGGGGAAGGACGAGCAAAGAGTCTCCGTTCCCACCTGGGCCAGGACGCCGATCGGTCCGGAACCGCGCCCGCCGCGGCCGCTCGCGCCTTCCAATGCGGGGGAGGATCGCAGTGCCGATCCACCGCTGCCCCCGGATCAAGTCGTGAAGGCTGCGCGCCGAGGAGTGCTAATACATGGCCTACTCGAACGCTTGCCGGACGTGCCCGGCGGTGAGCGCTCAATCTGCGCGCGGGCTTGGCTGCAACGGCAGGCGGCGGAGCTTTCCGACCCTGAGCGGGATGAAATCTTGAGTAGCGCACTGACAGTCATCGAGGATTCGGAGTTCGCGGCGCTGTTCAGTGAAGAGGCGCTTGCGGAAGTGCCCCTGGCTGCGATTGTCGGGGGGCAGGTCATCGCCGGGAGTGCCGACCGTCTCCTCATCACTGCCGACGAAGTAACGGTGATCGACTTCAAGACGGCCCGCCGCCCGCCGGCAACGCTCGATGCAGTCTCCGAACCGGTAATCAAGCAGATGGCGGCCTATGTCGCCGCGCTCGAAGTGATCTACCCCGGCAGGAGGGTGCGAGCGGGCGTCCTTTATACGCATACGCCGCAACTGTTCGTTCTGCCTGAAGCGACACTTGCGCCACACAAAGCGGCGTTGCAGACGTAG
- the trxA gene encoding thioredoxin, which yields MATVNVTDASFKADVIDSDKPVLVDFWAEWCGPCKMIAPALEEISAELADQVTIAKMDIMANTDTPSQLGVQGIPYLALYKGGEKIAELTGARPKSQLKAWLEGEL from the coding sequence ATGGCTACCGTCAATGTCACCGATGCCAGCTTCAAGGCCGACGTCATCGATTCAGACAAGCCCGTCCTCGTCGATTTCTGGGCCGAATGGTGCGGCCCTTGCAAGATGATCGCACCCGCTTTGGAAGAGATCAGCGCTGAGCTCGCGGACCAGGTCACAATTGCCAAGATGGATATCATGGCCAACACCGACACGCCGAGCCAGCTGGGAGTCCAGGGAATTCCCTATCTTGCGCTTTACAAGGGTGGCGAGAAGATTGCCGAGTTGACCGGCGCACGGCCGAAGAGCCAGCTCAAGGCCTGGCTCGAAGGCGAACTCTGA
- a CDS encoding nucleotidyltransferase family protein — MSKLVSDTAMVMAAGMGKRMRPLTATQPKPMVRVAGKPLIDHTLDRIAEAGIAKAVVNVHYLADAIEAHVRNRKAPSITISDERDGLLETGGGMIRAQPHLPDPFFCLNSDNIWLDGPRNAFHELSARWDPAEMDALLLVVPHSRAMNFGGKGDFHLDPLGRIRRRQSGRIAPYIYTGIQIVSHRLLRDAPAGKFSTNVLWNRALDEGKLFALPFTGLWFEVGTPDAIRPTELALTSG, encoded by the coding sequence CCGCGACTCAGCCAAAACCGATGGTGCGTGTGGCGGGCAAGCCGTTGATCGACCACACGCTCGACCGCATCGCTGAGGCGGGGATCGCAAAAGCTGTCGTCAACGTCCACTACCTTGCCGATGCCATCGAGGCACATGTTCGGAACCGCAAGGCACCGTCAATCACGATCTCGGATGAGCGCGATGGATTGCTGGAAACCGGCGGCGGCATGATAAGGGCACAACCCCACTTGCCCGACCCCTTCTTCTGTCTCAATTCGGACAACATCTGGCTCGACGGGCCAAGGAATGCGTTTCATGAACTGTCTGCCCGCTGGGACCCGGCCGAAATGGATGCGCTCTTGTTGGTCGTCCCTCACTCGCGGGCAATGAATTTTGGCGGCAAAGGCGATTTCCATCTCGATCCGCTTGGGCGCATCCGGCGGCGCCAGTCAGGCCGTATTGCGCCTTATATCTACACCGGCATCCAGATCGTTTCGCACCGCCTTCTTCGCGATGCACCTGCTGGCAAATTTTCGACCAACGTGTTGTGGAACCGGGCGCTGGATGAGGGCAAGCTCTTCGCCCTGCCGTTTACCGGGCTGTGGTTCGAGGTTGGTACACCGGATGCGATCCGTCCCACCGAACTGGCTTTGACGAGTGGCTGA
- the argJ gene encoding bifunctional glutamate N-acetyltransferase/amino-acid acetyltransferase ArgJ encodes MDLETSPLARPFPDMPAIEGVTLRTVRAGYKGWDRADLTLIEFTEGTSVAGVFTKSACASSEVEIGRESVKHGSARAQVVNAGNSNAFTGYRGREAVERIIAKVASHAGCANDEVFVSSTGVIGVPLPIDVADAGLDTAFRAEPCNWEDAARAISTTDTFPKGAHASAMLGGTRVELCGIIKGSGMIAPDMATMLGYIFTDAAVAPAFLQQLLERAKLRTYSCITVDGDTSTSDTVMVFATGKAGNPPLASFDDPGADAFGAALEDVCRQLAQLVVRDGEGASKFIEIRVTGAVSDESAQRIGLSVANSPLVKTAIAGEDANWGRVVMAVGKAGEPADRDLLSIGFGGHWAARQGQPLPDFDETPLAKHLEGQDIAIDIEMGMGAGRATVWTCDLTHGYIAINADYRS; translated from the coding sequence ATGGACCTTGAGACATCCCCTCTCGCACGCCCGTTTCCAGACATGCCAGCGATCGAAGGCGTCACACTGCGAACAGTGCGCGCCGGCTACAAGGGGTGGGACCGAGCCGACCTGACGCTGATCGAGTTTACAGAAGGCACCTCTGTGGCTGGAGTGTTCACAAAGAGCGCCTGTGCCTCCAGTGAAGTGGAAATCGGTCGCGAGTCAGTGAAGCATGGCAGCGCCCGCGCCCAGGTAGTGAACGCAGGAAACTCCAACGCATTTACCGGCTATCGTGGGCGTGAAGCTGTGGAACGGATCATCGCCAAAGTCGCAAGCCATGCTGGTTGTGCGAATGACGAAGTCTTCGTGTCTTCGACCGGAGTGATCGGTGTCCCCCTACCCATCGATGTTGCAGATGCCGGCCTCGACACCGCTTTCCGTGCAGAGCCGTGCAATTGGGAGGACGCAGCGCGGGCGATTTCGACAACCGATACATTCCCCAAGGGTGCCCATGCTTCCGCGATGTTAGGAGGCACTCGCGTCGAGCTTTGCGGGATCATCAAGGGCAGCGGCATGATCGCGCCGGACATGGCGACAATGCTGGGATACATCTTCACCGATGCGGCGGTCGCGCCCGCTTTCCTGCAACAGCTGCTCGAAAGAGCAAAGCTCCGCACCTACTCGTGCATCACTGTGGATGGCGACACTTCAACCAGCGATACGGTGATGGTATTCGCGACTGGCAAGGCCGGCAATCCGCCACTGGCATCCTTCGATGATCCTGGTGCCGATGCCTTTGGCGCAGCGCTCGAAGACGTCTGCCGTCAGCTCGCCCAGCTAGTGGTTCGCGATGGTGAAGGGGCGAGCAAGTTCATCGAAATTCGCGTGACGGGAGCCGTATCCGATGAAAGCGCACAACGGATCGGCCTTTCGGTAGCCAACTCCCCGCTCGTGAAGACTGCCATCGCCGGGGAGGATGCCAACTGGGGGCGTGTCGTCATGGCTGTCGGCAAGGCTGGTGAACCGGCGGACCGCGACCTGCTTTCGATCGGGTTCGGCGGGCATTGGGCAGCCAGACAAGGGCAGCCCCTTCCCGATTTCGACGAAACCCCTTTGGCAAAGCACCTTGAGGGGCAAGACATCGCCATCGATATCGAAATGGGTATGGGGGCCGGTCGCGCGACCGTTTGGACCTGCGATCTCACCCATGGCTACATCGCCATCAACGCCGATTACCGCTCATGA
- a CDS encoding PD-(D/E)XK nuclease family protein yields MADAPRPQVYSIAADRGFVDALVAGLVSRYSKEGLGLARLTLLLPSTRAIRTVTEAFIRQFGTTGESGMLMPRMAVVGDLDLDETLGSLLDPLGSADIPAAVDPMYRWLRIAELLRETSGDTAPKGAALYGLARETVRTMDRLLVEDIGPEELLQDRVLDQYWNLAGHWQASLHQFATVQNRWLKELDAKGALDAAARRNRLFDHTARRWKEAPPATPIVAAGVTSAAPALARLLRVISELPDGAVILPDLDLTMDDEVWDELGCAGAPVEPGGPPFAKGDAVTHPQYHLKLLLNRMGIARGEVQHWHRKGTGAARPERSKAVSAVFLPPEASKRWVSLKSGERHLTGIRLLETPNPEAEAQAVALAVREALEEPERRIAIVTPDRSLARRIVHHLQRWNIEADDSAGRPLSQSTAGRLFLLLAELVAERAAPVPLVALLGHPLVCRNNDRREWLHSLRAFERELRGPRPRPGLEALREKAGAAKVSEWWSEAETIVAQLLELPDPMPLADLLDMLVAAGEALCGLDLWGQEDGRALSAFVEDLRMQARAVGTSIDPQDLHGILTEAMDSQAVRPPYGGHPRVAIYGLLEARMTRADLVICAGLNEGSWPARPTVDPLLAPQVLRALGVPGADFRIGLAAHDLAGALGAPEVLLSRSERDAEGPALASRFLLRVKALLGDLLEIYEEKDLPALAGALDDADLVERYPQPKPLPTAEQRRERISVTALDRLRSDPYQFYASSILRLKEIELLDAEPTPAWQGQLAHDILEHWHGNGGSLNEIAREKLREMDHHPLSRALWEPRLLKGLEWVEQELERDPNRTPVLWEEWGEIEHRGVTIFGRIDRLDRLDDGTFAVVDYKTGKLPTGKQVEKGYSLQLGTLGLLVEEGGFANHDITGSASKFEYWSLSKDKKKSKSDSDFGFVETPLRVGRKNSGILPEDFLPMTVTYLDEALNRWILGNEPFTARLNPDAPRYDTYDQLMRLDEWQGREE; encoded by the coding sequence GTGGCTGACGCGCCCAGGCCTCAGGTCTACTCGATCGCCGCGGACCGTGGCTTTGTGGACGCGCTGGTGGCCGGGCTTGTCTCACGATACTCGAAAGAAGGGCTTGGCTTGGCCCGGTTGACGCTCCTGCTGCCGAGCACCCGCGCCATACGTACTGTCACCGAGGCTTTCATCCGCCAATTCGGCACCACCGGTGAAAGCGGTATGCTGATGCCGCGGATGGCCGTGGTTGGCGATCTCGATCTCGACGAGACTCTCGGCAGTCTCCTTGACCCATTGGGATCCGCAGACATCCCGGCAGCAGTGGATCCAATGTATCGCTGGCTGCGCATTGCCGAACTCTTGCGCGAGACGTCGGGAGACACGGCACCCAAGGGCGCAGCGCTCTATGGCCTCGCGCGGGAAACCGTCCGAACGATGGACCGACTGCTGGTTGAAGACATCGGGCCGGAAGAGCTGCTGCAAGATCGAGTGCTGGACCAGTATTGGAACCTGGCCGGGCACTGGCAGGCTTCATTGCATCAGTTTGCGACGGTCCAGAACCGTTGGCTCAAGGAACTTGATGCGAAGGGAGCGTTGGATGCTGCGGCGCGTCGAAACCGATTATTCGACCATACGGCTCGACGCTGGAAAGAGGCTCCGCCTGCCACCCCGATCGTCGCTGCCGGGGTGACGAGCGCTGCACCTGCGCTCGCACGCCTGCTGCGGGTGATCTCCGAATTGCCGGACGGGGCGGTGATCCTGCCCGATCTTGACCTGACGATGGACGACGAGGTGTGGGATGAACTGGGCTGTGCCGGTGCTCCTGTAGAACCGGGCGGACCGCCCTTTGCCAAGGGCGATGCAGTCACCCATCCGCAATATCACCTGAAGCTGTTGCTGAACCGGATGGGGATCGCGCGCGGCGAAGTACAACATTGGCATCGCAAAGGCACGGGCGCTGCGCGGCCCGAACGCAGCAAGGCAGTGAGTGCTGTCTTCCTTCCGCCAGAGGCAAGCAAGCGTTGGGTCTCGCTGAAGTCCGGAGAACGTCATCTCACCGGTATTCGGTTGCTGGAAACACCCAACCCGGAGGCCGAGGCGCAGGCGGTTGCACTGGCAGTCCGCGAAGCGCTGGAAGAACCCGAACGTCGCATTGCCATTGTCACCCCGGATCGCTCACTGGCCCGCCGGATCGTTCATCATCTGCAGCGGTGGAATATCGAAGCAGACGATTCCGCTGGTCGGCCTCTGTCGCAATCAACGGCGGGGCGGTTATTTCTGCTGTTGGCCGAACTTGTCGCCGAGCGCGCGGCACCGGTGCCACTGGTTGCGCTGCTGGGTCACCCCTTGGTGTGCCGCAACAATGACCGGCGCGAGTGGCTGCACTCCTTGCGGGCCTTCGAGCGGGAATTGCGGGGACCCCGCCCGAGGCCGGGGCTGGAAGCCCTGCGGGAGAAGGCCGGCGCAGCCAAGGTGAGCGAATGGTGGAGCGAGGCTGAAACGATTGTCGCGCAACTGCTTGAACTCCCTGATCCGATGCCGCTTGCCGACTTGCTCGATATGCTTGTGGCTGCGGGAGAGGCTCTCTGCGGTTTGGACTTGTGGGGGCAGGAAGACGGCCGGGCGCTGTCGGCTTTCGTCGAGGATCTGCGAATGCAGGCGAGGGCTGTTGGGACGTCGATCGATCCGCAGGATCTCCACGGAATCCTGACAGAGGCCATGGATAGTCAAGCAGTTCGGCCGCCTTATGGTGGGCATCCCCGCGTGGCGATCTACGGCCTGCTGGAAGCGCGTATGACGCGGGCGGACCTGGTCATCTGTGCCGGACTTAACGAGGGCAGCTGGCCCGCGCGGCCCACGGTCGATCCCTTGCTGGCACCGCAGGTGTTGCGCGCACTCGGGGTTCCGGGCGCGGATTTCCGCATCGGCCTGGCGGCCCATGACCTTGCCGGGGCGCTGGGCGCTCCCGAAGTGCTCCTCAGCCGCTCTGAGCGCGATGCAGAAGGACCGGCGCTGGCCTCACGCTTCTTGCTCCGGGTCAAGGCGCTACTCGGCGATTTGCTTGAGATCTACGAGGAGAAGGACCTTCCCGCGCTGGCCGGTGCGCTTGACGATGCGGATCTGGTCGAACGCTATCCGCAGCCGAAGCCGTTGCCGACCGCGGAGCAACGACGCGAGCGCATTAGTGTCACCGCGCTCGACCGCCTGCGCTCGGATCCGTATCAGTTCTACGCTTCTTCGATTCTGCGTTTGAAAGAGATCGAGTTGCTCGATGCCGAGCCCACCCCGGCATGGCAGGGGCAGCTGGCGCATGACATCCTCGAGCACTGGCACGGCAATGGTGGTTCGCTCAACGAAATCGCGCGCGAAAAGCTGCGTGAAATGGATCACCATCCGCTGTCTCGCGCATTATGGGAACCGCGCTTGCTCAAGGGCTTGGAATGGGTGGAACAAGAGCTGGAAAGGGATCCCAACCGCACACCCGTCCTATGGGAGGAGTGGGGCGAAATCGAACATCGTGGAGTCACGATCTTCGGCCGCATCGACCGGCTCGACCGGCTCGATGACGGGACATTCGCGGTCGTTGATTACAAGACCGGGAAGCTACCAACGGGCAAGCAGGTCGAGAAAGGCTATTCCTTGCAGTTGGGTACTTTGGGCCTCCTGGTAGAGGAGGGCGGATTTGCCAACCATGATATCACCGGGTCAGCCAGCAAGTTTGAATACTGGTCGCTGTCCAAGGACAAGAAGAAGAGCAAGTCGGACAGCGATTTTGGTTTCGTCGAAACGCCTCTGAGAGTGGGACGGAAAAATTCAGGTATCCTCCCAGAAGACTTTCTTCCAATGACCGTGACGTATCTCGACGAGGCCCTCAACCGTTGGATTCTCGGCAATGAGCCTTTCACCGCGCGGCTCAATCCGGACGCACCGAGATACGATACCTACGACCAGCTGATGCGGCTCGATGAGTGGCAGGGGCGGGAGGAATGA